A portion of the Polaribacter cellanae genome contains these proteins:
- a CDS encoding MotA/TolQ/ExbB proton channel family protein, with the protein MISLFQENTGLLEEAVSEEKTLSIYKLIMDGGLGGQIIIAILFVLLAVAIYIYFERFFAIKAASKVDKNFMNQIRDYVSNGKLESANALCKSKDTPTARLIGKGISRIGKPLEDINTAIETAGKLEVYQLEKNVSVLATIAGAAPMIGFLGTVIGMIVAIHEIANAGGQIDIKMLSDGLYTAMTTTVAGLIVGIIAYITYNHLVVRTDKVVYQMEAKSVEFLDLLNEPV; encoded by the coding sequence ATGATCTCACTTTTTCAAGAAAATACAGGATTATTAGAAGAAGCAGTTTCCGAAGAAAAAACATTATCCATCTACAAATTAATTATGGATGGTGGTTTAGGAGGGCAAATAATAATCGCCATACTTTTTGTGCTTTTGGCAGTGGCAATTTATATTTATTTCGAACGATTTTTCGCAATTAAAGCCGCTTCGAAAGTCGATAAAAACTTTATGAATCAAATTAGAGATTATGTTTCCAATGGGAAATTAGAATCTGCAAATGCACTTTGTAAAAGTAAAGATACACCAACTGCAAGGTTAATTGGAAAAGGAATTTCGAGAATTGGAAAACCTTTAGAAGATATAAATACAGCAATTGAAACAGCAGGGAAATTGGAGGTTTATCAACTTGAAAAAAATGTAAGTGTTCTAGCAACAATTGCAGGAGCAGCACCAATGATTGGGTTTTTAGGAACCGTAATAGGTATGATTGTTGCCATACATGAAATTGCAAATGCTGGTGGGCAAATAGATATAAAAATGCTTTCAGACGGTTTATATACAGCCATGACAACCACAGTTGCAGGTTTAATTGTAGGTATTATTGCCTATATAACTTACAATCATTTGGTTGTTAGAACAGATAAAGTAGTCTATCAAATGGAAGCAAAATCTGTGGAGTTTTTAGACTTGTTAAACGAACCAGTATAA
- a CDS encoding ExbD/TolR family protein, with amino-acid sequence MNLRGRNKVDPTFNMSSMTDIVFLLLIFFMLTSTLVTVSAIDVLLPKAGGKTENSKSVAISITNKSVFYIDKTKVDASNLESEIIRSVGTDKKKTIVIRGDKDVLYKNVMKVIDIANKNKLKMILAVKGK; translated from the coding sequence ATGAATTTACGCGGAAGAAATAAAGTAGATCCAACATTTAATATGTCGTCCATGACAGATATTGTTTTCTTGTTGTTAATATTTTTTATGTTAACATCCACTTTGGTAACCGTAAGCGCGATTGATGTTTTGTTACCAAAAGCTGGTGGAAAAACAGAAAACAGTAAATCTGTAGCAATTTCTATTACTAATAAATCTGTGTTTTATATAGATAAAACAAAAGTAGATGCCTCCAATTTAGAAAGCGAAATTATAAGAAGTGTTGGTACAGATAAAAAGAAAACCATTGTAATTAGAGGAGACAAAGATGTACTTTATAAAAATGTCATGAAAGTTATAGATATCGCAAATAAGAACAAATTAAAAATGATTTTAGCCGTAAAAGGGAAATAA
- the nhaD gene encoding sodium:proton antiporter NhaD, with protein MESVIIIVFVMGYLAITLEHNLKLDKLIPALIMMAVCWALVALGVDNFTNWFDSSKHALVDGFGSMVHDDKLHLVEETLLHHLGKTAEILVFLLGAMTIVEIIDYFDGFSTIKSFVKTKKKKSILWIFSILAFVLSAIIDNLTATIVLISILQKIVKNRNERIWFAGLIIIAANAGGAWSPIGDVTTTMLWIGKKVTTLKLIEYLLLPSLLCMVVPSLIASFLPAFKGEIDSEEEADKPKSPHSARMLYLGLGAIVFVPVFKTITHLPPYVGMMLSLAVVATFAEIYSNSKFSISSIEGEEADDHEKGAHHSPVHASLSKIEMPSILFFLGILMAVAALESLGILFNFASTLQENVPMMGTEIHSVGTVGVSDLVVLLLGLGSAVIDNVPLVAASLGMFTEPIDNELWHFIAFSAGTGGSMLIIGSAAGVVAMGMEKIDFFWYLKKISWLALIGFVVGSATFMITRTLF; from the coding sequence ATGGAGTCAGTAATTATAATCGTATTCGTAATGGGGTATTTAGCCATTACACTAGAACACAATTTAAAATTAGATAAATTAATTCCGGCCTTAATTATGATGGCTGTATGTTGGGCTTTAGTTGCACTTGGTGTAGATAATTTTACAAATTGGTTCGATTCCAGTAAGCATGCTTTAGTAGATGGTTTTGGTTCGATGGTGCATGATGATAAACTACACTTAGTTGAAGAAACTTTATTGCATCATTTAGGGAAAACTGCAGAGATACTAGTGTTTCTTTTAGGAGCGATGACGATTGTAGAAATTATTGATTATTTCGATGGTTTTTCAACAATAAAAAGCTTTGTGAAAACTAAAAAGAAGAAGAGCATACTCTGGATTTTTTCAATTTTAGCTTTCGTTTTATCTGCAATTATAGATAACCTAACAGCAACAATTGTACTAATTTCTATCCTTCAAAAAATAGTTAAAAATAGAAATGAAAGAATTTGGTTTGCTGGTTTAATAATTATTGCAGCAAATGCTGGTGGTGCTTGGTCTCCAATAGGTGATGTTACCACAACAATGCTTTGGATTGGTAAAAAAGTAACTACTTTAAAATTAATAGAATATTTATTATTACCTTCTTTACTATGTATGGTTGTACCCTCTTTAATAGCGTCTTTTTTACCTGCTTTTAAAGGAGAAATAGATTCTGAAGAAGAAGCTGATAAACCAAAAAGTCCTCACAGTGCAAGAATGTTATATTTAGGATTAGGAGCAATTGTTTTTGTACCTGTTTTTAAAACAATAACACATTTACCACCTTACGTTGGTATGATGTTGTCTTTAGCAGTGGTTGCAACTTTTGCAGAAATTTACAGTAATTCTAAATTTTCAATTTCAAGTATCGAAGGAGAAGAGGCAGATGACCATGAAAAAGGTGCACATCACAGTCCTGTACATGCATCTTTATCTAAGATAGAAATGCCAAGTATTTTATTTTTCTTAGGAATTTTAATGGCAGTTGCTGCATTAGAATCATTAGGGATTTTATTTAATTTTGCATCAACACTACAAGAAAATGTTCCAATGATGGGTACAGAAATACACTCAGTAGGTACAGTAGGAGTATCAGATTTAGTAGTTCTTTTACTAGGTCTTGGTTCTGCTGTAATAGATAATGTACCTTTAGTTGCAGCAAGTTTAGGAATGTTTACAGAGCCAATAGATAATGAGTTATGGCACTTTATTGCATTTTCTGCAGGAACAGGAGGTTCTATGTTAATTATAGGTTCTGCAGCTGGAGTAGTTGCCATGGGAATGGAAAAAATAGATTTTTTCTGGTATTTAAAGAAAATATCTTGGTTGGCTTTAATTGGTTTTGTGGTAGGTTCTGCTACATTTATGATTACAAGAACACTATTTTAA
- a CDS encoding adenylyltransferase/cytidyltransferase family protein — protein MKIGITFSAFDLLHAGHITMLEDAKRQCDYLICGLQTDPTIDRPEKNRPVQSVVERYIQLKGCRFVDEIVPYATEQDLEDVLRSFKIDVRIIGEEYASKQFTGRKYCEEKGIDLYFNKREHRFSSTSLRKEVQEKENLKKKDK, from the coding sequence ATGAAAATAGGAATTACTTTTAGTGCATTCGATTTATTACACGCAGGCCATATTACCATGTTAGAGGATGCAAAGCGCCAATGCGATTATTTAATTTGTGGCTTGCAAACAGACCCTACCATAGACAGACCAGAAAAAAACAGACCAGTTCAATCTGTTGTAGAACGCTATATACAGTTAAAAGGTTGCAGGTTTGTAGATGAAATAGTGCCATATGCAACAGAGCAAGATTTAGAAGATGTTTTACGTTCCTTTAAGATTGATGTTAGAATTATTGGAGAGGAATATGCGAGTAAGCAGTTTACAGGTAGAAAATACTGCGAAGAAAAAGGTATCGATTTATATTTCAACAAAAGAGAACATCGTTTTTCAAGTACCTCTTTGCGTAAAGAAGTTCAAGAAAAAGAAAATTTGAAAAAGAAAGACAAATAA
- a CDS encoding nucleotide sugar dehydrogenase, with protein MNEIRIAIIGLGYVGLPLARLFATKYAVVGFDINKERVSELMQGKDATLEVEESVLKAVLIDGNSKGKGLFCTTKLDDIRDCNYYIVTVPTPVDKNNRPVLTPLIKASETVGAVLKEEDIVIYESTVYPGATEEECIPVLEEKSGLKFNKDFFAGYSPERINPGDKKHTVEKILKVTSGSTPEIGKKIDVLYKSVIIAGTHLAPTIKVAEAAKVIENSQRDINIAFVNELAKIFNLMDINTQDVLKAAGTKWNFLPFKPGLVGGHCIGVDPYYLAQKAQEYGYHPEIILAGRRVNDGMGKYVASEVAKLMIKQDVEVKNADILVLGITFKENCPDVRNTKAVDVVKELTDFGTNVTIYDPSANPSEVKKEYNLDSQKTIPNKKFDAIVLTVAHSEFKKLDLNKLKKEKSVVYDVKNFLEIEKIDKSL; from the coding sequence ATGAACGAGATTAGAATAGCAATAATAGGTTTAGGTTATGTTGGGCTTCCCTTAGCAAGATTATTTGCTACAAAATATGCTGTAGTTGGTTTTGATATTAATAAAGAAAGAGTTTCTGAATTAATGCAAGGAAAAGATGCTACTTTAGAAGTTGAAGAGAGTGTTTTAAAGGCAGTTTTAATCGATGGTAATTCAAAGGGAAAAGGGCTTTTTTGCACAACAAAATTAGACGATATAAGAGATTGTAATTATTATATAGTTACAGTTCCAACACCAGTAGATAAAAATAACAGACCCGTTTTAACACCCTTAATAAAAGCAAGTGAAACAGTAGGCGCTGTTTTAAAGGAAGAAGATATTGTAATTTACGAATCTACAGTATATCCAGGTGCCACTGAAGAGGAGTGTATACCTGTTTTAGAAGAAAAATCAGGATTAAAATTTAATAAAGATTTTTTTGCAGGGTATTCTCCAGAAAGAATTAATCCAGGAGATAAAAAACATACCGTAGAAAAAATATTGAAAGTTACCTCAGGCTCTACTCCAGAAATCGGAAAAAAAATTGATGTTTTATATAAATCTGTAATTATTGCAGGAACACATCTAGCACCTACGATAAAAGTAGCAGAAGCAGCAAAAGTGATTGAAAATTCTCAGAGAGATATCAATATTGCTTTCGTAAATGAATTGGCGAAGATTTTTAATTTAATGGATATAAATACTCAAGATGTTTTAAAAGCGGCAGGTACAAAATGGAACTTCCTTCCTTTTAAACCAGGTTTGGTTGGTGGACATTGTATTGGTGTAGATCCTTATTATTTAGCGCAAAAAGCACAAGAATATGGATATCATCCAGAAATTATTTTAGCAGGAAGAAGAGTAAATGATGGTATGGGTAAATACGTAGCATCAGAAGTTGCAAAGTTGATGATTAAACAAGATGTAGAGGTTAAAAATGCAGACATTTTAGTTTTAGGAATTACTTTTAAAGAAAACTGCCCAGATGTTAGAAATACAAAAGCTGTAGATGTTGTAAAAGAGCTGACTGATTTCGGAACAAATGTTACTATTTACGATCCTTCTGCAAACCCTTCAGAGGTGAAAAAAGAATACAATTTAGATTCTCAAAAGACAATTCCGAATAAAAAATTTGATGCAATAGTCTTAACCGTTGCTCACAGTGAATTTAAAAAACTTGATTTAAACAAGTTGAAAAAAGAGAAATCTGTGGTATATGATGTTAAGAACTTTTTAGAAATCGAAAAAATAGACAAATCACTTTAA
- a CDS encoding bifunctional folylpolyglutamate synthase/dihydrofolate synthase: protein MTYEETLDWMFAQLPMYQREGETAFKKDLTNILAFSKELNFPEKKFKTIHVGGTNGKGSTSHMLASILQEAGCKVGLYTSPHLKNFTERIRINGKEIPKRKVSSFIKKNKAFLERQKLSFFEMTVGLAFDYFANEKVDIAIVEVGLGGRLDSTNIITPEVSVITNIGLDHTQFLGETLPEIAFEKAGIIKNNIPVVIGEEQEEVKEVFLKKAKETNSEIIFASNIKEFYKTDLLGAYQQKNTKTAVVAIQKLKDFTISKENIRTGLLNVVKNTDLKGRWQVLQERPKVICDTAHNKNGLEIVLNQLQKEKYKKLHIVLGVVSDKKVEEIFPLFPQNATYYFCKPDIPRGLSENILQQKAKEFNLFGKKYLSVNLALKKALLSANQEDVIYVGGSTFVLSEVF, encoded by the coding sequence ATGACTTACGAAGAAACTTTAGATTGGATGTTTGCACAGCTTCCAATGTATCAAAGAGAGGGGGAAACAGCTTTCAAAAAAGACTTAACCAATATTTTAGCATTTTCTAAAGAATTAAATTTTCCAGAAAAAAAGTTTAAAACCATTCATGTTGGGGGAACCAATGGAAAAGGTTCTACAAGCCATATGCTGGCTTCAATTTTACAAGAGGCAGGTTGTAAAGTTGGTTTATATACTTCTCCACATTTAAAAAACTTTACAGAAAGAATCCGAATTAATGGGAAAGAAATTCCAAAGCGAAAAGTATCTTCTTTCATCAAAAAAAACAAAGCTTTTTTAGAAAGACAAAAATTATCTTTTTTTGAAATGACGGTTGGTTTAGCGTTCGACTATTTCGCAAACGAAAAAGTAGATATCGCCATTGTTGAAGTAGGTTTAGGTGGAAGATTAGATTCCACAAATATTATTACACCAGAAGTTTCTGTAATTACCAATATTGGTTTAGATCACACACAATTTTTAGGAGAAACATTACCAGAAATAGCATTTGAAAAGGCAGGAATAATTAAAAACAATATTCCAGTTGTAATAGGAGAAGAACAAGAAGAAGTAAAAGAAGTATTTCTTAAAAAAGCAAAAGAAACAAATTCTGAAATTATTTTCGCTTCTAACATTAAAGAATTTTACAAAACAGATTTATTAGGCGCTTATCAGCAAAAAAACACAAAAACAGCAGTTGTTGCCATTCAGAAATTAAAAGATTTTACAATTTCTAAAGAAAACATTAGAACTGGGTTATTAAACGTAGTAAAAAACACCGACTTAAAAGGCAGGTGGCAAGTTCTTCAAGAGCGTCCAAAAGTAATTTGCGATACAGCTCATAATAAAAACGGATTAGAAATAGTGCTTAATCAACTTCAGAAAGAAAAGTATAAAAAATTACACATTGTTTTAGGAGTAGTTTCAGATAAAAAGGTAGAAGAAATATTTCCTTTATTTCCCCAAAATGCAACTTATTATTTTTGTAAACCAGATATACCAAGAGGGCTTTCTGAAAACATTTTACAACAAAAAGCAAAAGAATTTAATTTATTTGGAAAAAAATATTTATCCGTTAACTTAGCTCTAAAAAAAGCGTTACTCAGTGCAAATCAGGAAGATGTAATTTATGTAGGAGGAAGTACATTTGTACTTTCAGAAGTATTTTAA
- a CDS encoding Glu/Leu/Phe/Val dehydrogenase dimerization domain-containing protein translates to MKELLKRYENKQPEIVFHWKDQETDAEGWTVINSLRGGAAGGGTRMRKGLDQNEVMSLAKTMEVKFTVSGPAIGGAKSGINFDPNDPRKRGVLQRWYKAVTPLLKHYYGTGGDLNVDADKDVIPITEDCGVWHPQEGIFNGHFKPSEADKINRIGQLRMGVIKVIEDEQYSPDVLRKYTVADMLTGYGVAEAVKHYYNIYGGNIKGKRAIVQGFGNVGAAAAYYLTQLGAKVVGIIDRQGGVINEKGFTKNEMTELFLTKDGNQLSTKNMIPFEEINEKIWSLPAEIFVPAAASRLVSQDQVQRMIDTGLEVISPGANVPFADKEIFFGPIMEYTDTHLSLLPDFISNCGIARVFAYLMEARVTLPMQDKAIFNDTSNIIKKALQKTFNKSASKTNICSTAFEIALKQLI, encoded by the coding sequence ATGAAAGAATTATTAAAAAGATACGAAAATAAACAACCAGAAATTGTTTTTCATTGGAAAGACCAAGAAACAGATGCAGAAGGTTGGACTGTTATAAACTCTTTAAGAGGTGGTGCTGCAGGTGGTGGAACAAGAATGCGTAAAGGTTTAGACCAAAACGAAGTGATGTCTTTGGCGAAAACAATGGAAGTGAAGTTTACGGTTTCTGGACCCGCAATTGGTGGAGCAAAGTCAGGAATTAATTTCGATCCAAACGATCCAAGAAAAAGAGGTGTTTTGCAACGTTGGTATAAAGCAGTAACTCCGCTTTTAAAACATTATTATGGAACTGGAGGCGATTTAAATGTAGATGCAGATAAAGATGTAATTCCAATTACGGAAGATTGTGGTGTTTGGCATCCACAAGAAGGTATTTTTAACGGACATTTTAAACCATCTGAAGCCGATAAAATTAATAGGATTGGGCAATTACGAATGGGAGTTATTAAGGTAATTGAAGATGAGCAATATTCGCCAGATGTGTTAAGAAAATATACAGTTGCAGACATGTTAACTGGCTATGGAGTTGCAGAAGCTGTAAAGCATTATTACAATATTTATGGTGGAAATATTAAAGGAAAACGTGCAATTGTACAGGGTTTTGGAAATGTTGGAGCTGCAGCAGCCTATTATTTAACACAATTAGGTGCAAAAGTTGTTGGAATTATAGATAGGCAAGGAGGAGTTATTAATGAGAAAGGTTTCACTAAAAATGAAATGACGGAATTATTTCTAACAAAAGACGGAAATCAATTATCTACAAAAAACATGATTCCTTTCGAAGAAATAAATGAAAAAATTTGGAGTTTACCAGCAGAAATATTTGTTCCTGCAGCAGCTTCGAGGTTGGTTTCTCAAGATCAGGTTCAACGAATGATAGATACTGGCTTAGAAGTAATTTCTCCAGGAGCAAATGTTCCTTTTGCAGATAAAGAGATTTTCTTTGGCCCTATTATGGAGTACACAGATACTCATTTAAGTTTGTTGCCAGATTTTATATCTAACTGTGGTATTGCTAGAGTTTTTGCATATCTAATGGAAGCAAGAGTTACATTACCAATGCAAGACAAGGCTATTTTTAATGATACTTCTAACATTATAAAAAAAGCCTTGCAAAAGACATTTAACAAAAGCGCATCAAAAACAAATATATGCTCAACAGCATTCGAAATAGCATTAAAACAATTAATATAA
- a CDS encoding UDP-glucose dehydrogenase family protein encodes MKIVVIGTGYVGLVSGTCFSEMGNTVTCVDIDKEKISNLKNGIITIYEPGLTQMVQTNTENKNLSFTTDLSSVIKNAEIVFIAVGTPMDEDGSADLQYVLKVASSIGQTMQNRLIVVNKSTVPVGTADKVKSAIEKELKSRNVTIDFDVVSNPEFLKEGDAINDFMKPDRIVIGASSEAVFAKMKQLYSPFFRTHDRFITMDIRSAEMTKYAANAMLATKISFMNEIANICENVDADANKVRLGIGSDKRIGYSFIYPGVGYGGSCFPKDVKALKKTAEDYGYEAKLIGSVEEVNNSQKLLISKKIIAKFGENLTGLTFGLWGLSYKPGTDDMREAPSIYTIKELVKRGAVVRVYDPKATKNARDFYLKGIENIFYCTSKYEVLKDSSALILLTEWKEFRSPDFEEIKKQLKFPVIFDGRNQYNAFSLEENGFEYYQIGKK; translated from the coding sequence ATGAAAATAGTTGTTATTGGAACTGGTTATGTTGGTTTGGTTTCAGGAACTTGTTTTTCAGAAATGGGAAATACAGTTACTTGTGTAGATATTGATAAAGAAAAAATTTCAAACTTAAAAAATGGAATTATTACTATATATGAGCCAGGTTTAACTCAAATGGTTCAAACAAATACCGAAAATAAGAATCTTTCATTTACTACAGATTTATCATCAGTTATAAAAAATGCAGAAATTGTTTTTATAGCCGTGGGAACTCCGATGGACGAAGATGGTTCCGCCGATCTACAATATGTTTTAAAAGTTGCGAGCTCAATTGGACAAACGATGCAAAATAGATTAATTGTTGTAAATAAATCTACAGTGCCTGTTGGAACTGCGGATAAAGTAAAATCAGCCATAGAAAAAGAATTAAAAAGCAGAAATGTAACCATTGATTTCGATGTTGTTTCCAACCCAGAATTTTTAAAAGAAGGCGATGCAATTAACGACTTTATGAAGCCAGATCGTATTGTTATTGGAGCAAGTTCGGAAGCTGTTTTTGCCAAAATGAAACAATTGTATTCTCCTTTCTTTAGAACTCACGATCGTTTTATTACGATGGATATTCGATCTGCAGAAATGACAAAATACGCAGCAAATGCAATGTTAGCAACAAAAATTTCTTTTATGAATGAAATTGCCAATATTTGTGAAAACGTAGATGCAGATGCAAATAAGGTACGATTAGGCATTGGTTCCGACAAAAGAATAGGCTATAGTTTTATTTATCCAGGAGTTGGTTATGGTGGTTCTTGTTTTCCAAAAGATGTAAAAGCCTTAAAGAAGACAGCCGAAGATTATGGTTACGAAGCAAAATTAATAGGTTCTGTTGAAGAGGTAAATAATAGTCAGAAATTATTGATATCTAAAAAGATAATTGCAAAGTTTGGCGAGAATTTAACAGGTTTAACTTTTGGTTTATGGGGGTTATCCTATAAACCAGGAACAGACGATATGCGTGAGGCGCCATCTATATACACCATTAAAGAGTTGGTAAAAAGAGGAGCAGTTGTTAGAGTTTACGACCCAAAAGCAACAAAAAATGCTAGAGATTTTTATTTAAAAGGAATTGAAAATATCTTTTATTGTACTTCAAAATACGAAGTTTTAAAAGATTCAAGTGCCTTAATTCTGTTAACAGAGTGGAAAGAGTTTCGTTCCCCAGATTTTGAAGAGATAAAAAAGCAATTAAAATTTCCTGTTATTTTTGATGGTAGAAATCAATATAATGCTTTTAGTTTAGAAGAAAACGGATTTGAGTATTATCAGATTGGTAAAAAGTAG
- a CDS encoding energy transducer TonB family protein, producing MKILETKHKRKSALITAIILMLLVFAIFNYGMHYLDPPEEYGLAINFGDSNVGMGEPVVNSKKTAPKVVEKKEEVVEEVKETPKEIIKEEIITEDTTEDVPVVEKVKKKKKEPVKEVVKKEEKPKEKPKPKPSKENQDALNKLLNGNSSDGKPKGEGDDTIEGVKGKKGGDPTSSKYYGNTGSGSGGNYNLAGRKALSKPKEQPDCQEEGIVVVRITVNKNGKVIRAVAGVKGSTNTAPCLLKPAKEAALKTKWNSDAKAPSKQTGTIIYKFSLSK from the coding sequence ATGAAAATATTAGAAACAAAACATAAACGAAAATCGGCATTAATAACAGCAATAATTTTAATGTTGTTGGTATTTGCAATTTTCAATTATGGGATGCATTATTTAGATCCGCCAGAAGAATATGGTTTGGCGATAAATTTTGGTGATTCTAATGTTGGAATGGGAGAGCCTGTTGTAAATTCAAAAAAAACAGCTCCAAAAGTTGTGGAGAAAAAAGAAGAAGTTGTAGAGGAGGTAAAAGAAACTCCCAAAGAAATAATTAAAGAAGAAATTATTACAGAAGATACCACAGAAGATGTTCCTGTGGTTGAAAAAGTAAAAAAAAAGAAAAAAGAACCTGTAAAAGAAGTCGTTAAAAAAGAAGAAAAACCAAAAGAAAAGCCAAAACCAAAACCATCAAAAGAAAACCAAGATGCGTTAAATAAGTTATTAAATGGAAATTCTTCAGACGGAAAACCAAAAGGAGAAGGAGACGATACAATTGAAGGTGTAAAAGGTAAAAAAGGTGGAGATCCAACCTCTTCTAAATACTATGGAAATACAGGAAGTGGTTCAGGCGGAAATTACAATTTAGCAGGGCGAAAAGCATTGTCTAAACCCAAAGAACAACCAGATTGCCAAGAAGAAGGAATTGTGGTGGTAAGAATTACAGTAAACAAAAACGGAAAAGTAATTCGTGCAGTTGCAGGCGTAAAAGGTTCTACAAATACAGCACCTTGTTTATTAAAACCAGCAAAAGAGGCCGCCTTAAAAACGAAATGGAATTCAGACGCTAAAGCACCTTCAAAACAAACAGGAACTATTATTTATAAGTTTTCTTTATCTAAATAA
- a CDS encoding SDR family oxidoreductase, whose translation MNIELSGKKIVVTGGAGFIGSNLCESLLLKNNEVVCLDNFSTGKKENIIPFLDNLNFTLIKGDIRNLEDCLKATKNVDYVLHQAALGSVPRSIKDPITTNDVNVSGFLNMLVASRDNQVKRFVYAASSSTYGDSESLPKIEDKIGKPLSPYAITKYVNELYADIFSKTYDLETIGLRYFNVFGRKQDPEGAYAAVIPKFVSQLINLESPTINGDGNYSRDFTYIDNVIQANLLSLIADKKAVNTVYNVAYGDRNTLNNLMGYLIEFLSEYNPKINNVEILYGSNRQGDIPHSHASIEKAKTLLGYKPEFSLKEGLKEAITWYCKNL comes from the coding sequence ATGAATATTGAGCTGTCAGGAAAAAAGATAGTAGTAACAGGTGGAGCTGGTTTTATTGGTTCTAATCTCTGTGAGTCACTTCTACTTAAGAATAACGAGGTTGTTTGCTTAGATAATTTTTCAACAGGAAAAAAAGAAAATATAATCCCTTTTTTAGATAATTTAAATTTCACTTTAATTAAAGGGGATATTCGAAATTTAGAAGATTGTTTAAAAGCAACAAAAAATGTAGACTATGTTTTACATCAGGCTGCACTTGGTTCTGTACCAAGATCAATAAAAGATCCAATAACTACCAATGATGTAAATGTTTCTGGTTTTTTGAATATGTTGGTAGCATCAAGAGATAATCAAGTAAAAAGGTTTGTGTATGCTGCAAGTTCTTCAACCTATGGTGATTCTGAATCGCTTCCTAAAATAGAAGATAAAATAGGGAAACCACTTTCTCCATATGCGATTACAAAATATGTGAATGAGTTATATGCAGATATCTTTTCAAAAACATACGATTTAGAAACAATTGGATTGCGTTATTTTAACGTTTTTGGTAGAAAACAAGATCCTGAGGGAGCTTACGCAGCTGTAATTCCAAAATTTGTAAGTCAATTAATAAATTTAGAATCTCCAACAATCAATGGAGATGGAAACTACTCTAGAGATTTTACGTATATAGATAATGTAATTCAGGCGAATTTACTAAGTTTAATTGCGGATAAAAAAGCTGTTAATACAGTCTATAATGTAGCTTATGGAGATAGAAATACATTAAATAATTTAATGGGATATCTAATAGAATTTTTGTCAGAATATAATCCAAAAATTAATAATGTTGAAATATTATACGGGTCAAATAGACAAGGAGACATTCCACATTCGCATGCTAGTATAGAAAAGGCAAAAACATTATTAGGCTATAAACCTGAGTTCTCTTTAAAAGAAGGGTTAAAAGAAGCAATAACTTGGTATTGTAAGAATTTGTAA